In a genomic window of Flavobacterium sp. KACC 22761:
- a CDS encoding porin family protein → MKKLFLAAVMFMMASTAVHAQLLKIGVKAGVNFASQPGDATLNGVAFDKDGITSFHAGLVAEVKLLEKFAIQPELLYSTQGATYKFADAQEDFKNELAYLSIPVMAKIYMTKSLSLEVGPQASFLLSQKNDVRFDDANTFDFAINAGLGLKLTESIFLQGRYSLGLTDASPNADIRNSVVQLSAGFMF, encoded by the coding sequence AATGTTCATGATGGCATCGACTGCAGTACACGCACAATTATTAAAAATCGGGGTAAAAGCTGGGGTAAACTTTGCAAGTCAGCCTGGCGATGCGACATTAAATGGTGTAGCATTTGATAAAGATGGAATTACTAGTTTCCATGCCGGTTTAGTTGCCGAAGTGAAATTATTAGAAAAATTCGCTATTCAGCCAGAGCTTTTATATTCTACACAAGGCGCAACTTATAAATTTGCCGATGCACAAGAAGACTTCAAAAATGAATTAGCTTATTTATCAATACCGGTAATGGCAAAAATCTATATGACAAAATCCTTAAGCTTAGAAGTGGGACCACAAGCGTCATTTTTATTAAGTCAAAAAAATGATGTAAGATTTGACGATGCTAACACATTTGATTTTGCTATTAATGCAGGTTTAGGATTAAAACTTACCGAAAGTATTTTTCTTCAAGGTCGTTATAGTCTAGGACTAACAGATGCTTCACCAAATGCAGATATCAGAAACTCTGTTGTACAGCTTTCTGCAGGATTCATGTTTTAA